A genomic region of Chlorobaculum parvum NCIB 8327 contains the following coding sequences:
- a CDS encoding TPM domain-containing protein: MLSAVPLLADFPPVPALTQRVNDYASMMSPSARAEIERKLAALEAEDGTQIAILTVPSLQGEPIEDFSIRVADAWKIGEKGRDNGVLLIVSKGDRKVRIEVGYGLEGTLTDLESGRIIRGVIQPAFAKGQFDAGFIGAADALVAAVKGEYQADPSAQAKGRGDKPSIPVVFIILVILYFYLRQFGGRHRGGPYVSGGYPGPGGGIFTSGGGFGGSGGFGGGGGGFGGGGASGDW; encoded by the coding sequence TTGCTTTCAGCCGTGCCGCTTCTGGCCGATTTCCCGCCTGTCCCGGCGTTGACGCAGCGGGTGAACGATTACGCCTCGATGATGTCGCCTTCAGCGCGTGCGGAGATCGAACGGAAACTTGCCGCTCTTGAGGCCGAGGACGGGACGCAGATTGCCATTCTGACGGTGCCATCGCTCCAAGGAGAGCCGATCGAGGATTTTTCAATTCGCGTCGCCGATGCCTGGAAGATCGGCGAAAAGGGTCGGGATAACGGCGTACTGCTTATCGTTTCGAAAGGTGACCGCAAGGTGCGCATTGAGGTGGGCTATGGACTTGAGGGTACGCTGACCGATCTCGAATCAGGCCGCATTATTCGCGGCGTTATCCAACCGGCGTTTGCCAAAGGCCAGTTCGACGCGGGCTTTATCGGCGCAGCCGATGCGCTTGTGGCCGCCGTCAAGGGCGAGTACCAAGCTGATCCTTCCGCACAGGCGAAAGGCAGGGGCGACAAGCCATCGATTCCGGTCGTCTTCATTATTCTGGTTATTCTCTACTTCTATCTTCGCCAGTTCGGCGGCCGCCATCGTGGCGGGCCGTATGTCTCCGGTGGTTATCCGGGGCCGGGTGGCGGAATCTTTACCTCCGGTGGTGGCTTCGGCGGCTCTGGTGGTTTCGGTGGAGGCGGCGGCGGTTTCGGCGGTGGCGGAGCCTCGGGCGACTGGTAG
- a CDS encoding TPM domain-containing protein, giving the protein MKEKIQKFLTDEERRQIEEKVREAEASTSGEIVVMAVGESSNYPSAIMAASGAISLVLAIGGAMTIGHKMGYGSENMWFFLMLFALFFMVSNEAVKRFPVLKRPFVSREEIAEEVEEAAIHSFYHRKVHETRDRTGILIYISLYEHSVRVLADTGIDAVVGKQAWQGVVETITKGIRYQRQGEAIASAVEQCGKLLSRHFPRKPDDTNELNDAVILG; this is encoded by the coding sequence ATGAAAGAGAAGATTCAGAAGTTTCTGACCGACGAAGAGCGCCGCCAGATCGAAGAGAAGGTCAGGGAGGCGGAAGCTTCCACGTCGGGCGAAATCGTCGTGATGGCGGTCGGCGAGAGCAGCAACTACCCTTCGGCGATTATGGCCGCGAGCGGCGCTATTTCCCTCGTGCTCGCCATCGGTGGCGCCATGACAATCGGGCACAAAATGGGGTATGGCAGCGAGAACATGTGGTTTTTTCTCATGCTGTTCGCCCTCTTTTTCATGGTTTCGAACGAGGCTGTCAAGCGTTTCCCTGTGCTGAAGCGTCCGTTCGTTAGCCGCGAAGAGATTGCCGAAGAGGTCGAAGAGGCGGCCATCCACTCTTTTTACCATCGCAAGGTGCATGAAACCCGTGACCGCACAGGCATCCTCATCTACATCTCGCTGTACGAGCACAGCGTCCGGGTGCTGGCCGATACCGGCATCGACGCCGTTGTTGGCAAGCAGGCCTGGCAGGGGGTGGTCGAGACCATCACGAAAGGGATTCGCTATCAGCGGCAGGGCGAGGCCATCGCTTCAGCTGTCGAACAGTGCGGCAAGCTTTTGAGCCGCCATTTCCCCCGGAAACCGGACGATACCAACGAGCTGAATGACGCCGTTATCCTCGGCTGA
- the gcvT gene encoding glycine cleavage system aminomethyltransferase GcvT, which produces MKKTALSAWHEGAGAKMIDFGGFLMPVQYSGIIAEHKAVREAAGLFDVSHMGNFYVRGERALEFLQYVTTNDLGKIVDGQAQYTLMLYPDGGIVDDLIIYRVSADTFFLIVNASNCEKDFAWLSDHVGGFEGVTLENRTSELSLIALQGPKAFEVLGRVFPEAGLDKLASFHFATVPFGGAEAMVARTGYTGEAGVEICLPNEEAEALWTALMAAGKNDGIQPIGLGARDTLRLEMGYSLYGHEIDQTVNPLEARLKWVVKMDKPNFIGKQACQQVELDPRKSVVGFSLDGRAIPRQHFKVYNSDKQEIGEVCSGTVSPTLQEPIGTASLLRDYAKTGTPIFVEIRGTFQPGTVRRLPFVHADRP; this is translated from the coding sequence ATGAAAAAGACAGCGCTCTCTGCCTGGCATGAAGGTGCCGGTGCGAAAATGATCGATTTCGGCGGCTTTCTGATGCCGGTGCAGTATTCCGGAATCATCGCCGAACACAAGGCGGTGCGTGAAGCTGCCGGACTGTTCGATGTTTCGCACATGGGGAATTTCTACGTCAGGGGCGAGCGTGCGCTGGAGTTTCTCCAGTACGTCACCACCAACGATCTCGGCAAGATCGTGGACGGGCAGGCGCAGTACACGCTGATGCTTTATCCGGACGGCGGCATCGTCGATGACCTCATCATCTACCGCGTCAGCGCCGACACCTTTTTCCTGATCGTCAACGCGAGCAACTGCGAAAAGGATTTCGCCTGGCTCAGCGACCATGTCGGCGGCTTCGAGGGCGTGACGCTCGAAAACCGCACCAGCGAGCTGTCGCTGATCGCTCTGCAGGGCCCGAAAGCGTTCGAGGTACTCGGGCGTGTATTTCCGGAGGCCGGGCTCGACAAGCTGGCTTCGTTCCATTTCGCGACCGTGCCTTTCGGTGGCGCGGAGGCCATGGTAGCCCGCACCGGCTACACCGGCGAGGCTGGCGTGGAGATCTGCCTGCCGAACGAAGAGGCTGAGGCGTTGTGGACGGCTCTTATGGCCGCCGGAAAAAATGACGGCATTCAGCCCATCGGCCTCGGCGCGCGCGACACCCTTCGCCTTGAAATGGGTTATTCGCTCTATGGCCACGAGATCGACCAGACGGTGAACCCGCTCGAAGCGCGTTTGAAATGGGTGGTCAAGATGGACAAGCCCAACTTCATCGGCAAGCAGGCCTGCCAGCAGGTCGAGCTTGATCCGCGCAAGAGCGTGGTCGGTTTCAGCCTCGACGGCCGTGCCATTCCGCGCCAGCATTTCAAGGTCTACAACTCCGACAAGCAGGAGATCGGCGAGGTGTGCAGCGGCACGGTTTCGCCGACGCTTCAGGAGCCTATCGGTACGGCCAGCCTTCTGCGCGACTATGCGAAAACCGGCACGCCGATCTTCGTTGAGATTCGCGGCACCTTTCAACCCGGTACGGTCAGGCGTCTTCCGTTCGTGCATGCCGACCGTCCCTGA
- a CDS encoding NifU family protein, translating to MKDYLPNSDPLYDRVISALETVRPYLQVDGGDCQLIGITKDMVVDVKLLGACGSCPMSTLTLRAGVEQAIKKAIPEIARVEQV from the coding sequence ATGAAGGATTATCTGCCAAACAGCGACCCATTGTACGACAGAGTCATCAGCGCCCTTGAAACCGTCCGTCCCTACCTGCAGGTTGATGGTGGAGACTGCCAGCTCATCGGCATCACCAAGGATATGGTGGTCGATGTGAAGCTCCTCGGCGCATGCGGTTCCTGCCCAATGAGCACCCTCACCCTCCGCGCCGGCGTGGAACAGGCCATCAAAAAAGCCATCCCCGAAATCGCCCGCGTCGAGCAGGTCTGA
- a CDS encoding Mrp/NBP35 family ATP-binding protein: MSSIQKSQIEAALGTVMEPDLGRDLMTLGMVEDIAVDEAGNVSFTVVLTTPACPMKESIKQSCINAIKQAVPEVGAINVNMTSKVTSSCSHGGGHGSHGAHGGNGAHGGHGGHGAPQKIDLPNVKNIIAVASGKGGVGKSTVSVNLAVSLAASGAKVGLIDADLYGPSIPTLFGLQNVKPEVKNNKIMPIEKFGVKLMSIGFLVDPETALIWRGPMASSAIRQLISDVDWQELDYLIFDLPPGTGDIQLTLVQALPLSGAVVVTTPQDVALADVAKAVTMFRKVDVSILGVVENMSWYELPDGSKDYIFGKGGGEKFAKINALPFLGSIPISSKVREGGDIGTPSIIANPDAPTSVAASKVAGEIARQVSIHNAACATE; encoded by the coding sequence ATGTCTTCAATACAGAAATCACAGATCGAAGCCGCGCTCGGCACGGTTATGGAACCCGATCTTGGCAGAGACCTCATGACGCTCGGCATGGTTGAGGATATCGCAGTCGATGAGGCTGGCAACGTCTCGTTCACCGTGGTGCTTACCACACCGGCCTGCCCGATGAAGGAGTCGATCAAACAGTCCTGCATCAACGCCATCAAGCAGGCTGTACCTGAAGTCGGCGCGATCAACGTGAACATGACCTCGAAGGTGACCTCCTCGTGCAGCCACGGTGGTGGACACGGTAGTCACGGAGCGCATGGTGGCAATGGCGCGCACGGCGGCCATGGTGGGCATGGTGCGCCGCAGAAGATCGATCTGCCGAACGTCAAGAACATCATCGCCGTTGCTTCCGGCAAGGGCGGTGTCGGCAAGTCCACCGTCTCGGTGAACCTCGCCGTCAGCCTCGCCGCTTCGGGCGCGAAGGTCGGCCTGATCGACGCCGATCTGTACGGCCCGAGCATTCCGACCCTGTTCGGCTTGCAGAACGTCAAGCCCGAGGTCAAGAACAACAAGATCATGCCAATCGAAAAGTTCGGCGTCAAGCTGATGTCCATCGGCTTCCTCGTCGATCCGGAGACCGCACTGATCTGGCGAGGCCCGATGGCCTCCAGCGCCATCCGCCAGCTCATCAGCGATGTGGACTGGCAGGAGCTCGACTATCTGATCTTCGACCTGCCTCCGGGCACTGGCGACATCCAGCTCACGCTTGTGCAGGCCCTGCCGCTCAGCGGCGCAGTTGTCGTCACCACCCCGCAGGACGTGGCGCTTGCCGATGTCGCCAAAGCGGTCACCATGTTCCGGAAAGTGGACGTGTCGATCCTCGGTGTCGTGGAAAACATGAGCTGGTACGAGCTGCCCGACGGCTCGAAAGATTACATCTTCGGCAAAGGCGGCGGTGAAAAGTTCGCCAAGATCAACGCCCTGCCGTTCCTCGGATCGATCCCGATCAGCAGCAAGGTTCGCGAGGGCGGCGACATCGGTACGCCATCGATCATCGCCAATCCGGACGCACCGACCTCCGTGGCGGCAAGCAAGGTCGCCGGCGAAATCGCCCGGCAGGTATCGATTCACAACGCGGCCTGCGCGACCGAGTGA
- the der gene encoding ribosome biogenesis GTPase Der, protein MKPLIALVGRPNVGKSTLFNRILRQKSAIVDPTPGVTRDRHINPGEWQGKQFLLMDTGGYAPENDSLSVAMLDQTMRAIADADAIIFMVDARSGLTYLDLDIAKILKQTFSDKKIFFAINKVDNPQLALEAAAMVRSGFTEPYLISARDGGGVADMLDDILETLPCPESEDEELDDDSIKLAVLGRPNVGKSSLVNALLGTDRQIVSDVPGTTRDAIDSVLKRNGKEYILIDTAGLRKRTKIDPGIEYYSSLRTERAIERCQVALVLLDAQLGLESQDMKIIHMAIERKKGVLILVNKWDLVEKDSKTSKKFTDNLMMQLGNIGYIPIIFTSALTKKNCYRAIDTAAQIAINRRQKISTSNLNRFLQEALAMRHPASKSGKELKIKYMTQIEAGHPVFAFFCNDPQLLENNFKRFLEKRLRESFDFEGLPITMRFLRK, encoded by the coding sequence ATGAAACCATTGATCGCTCTGGTTGGCCGACCCAACGTCGGTAAATCGACCCTGTTCAACCGCATTCTCAGGCAGAAAAGCGCCATCGTCGATCCCACGCCGGGGGTAACCAGAGACCGGCACATCAACCCCGGAGAGTGGCAGGGCAAGCAGTTCCTGCTCATGGACACCGGCGGTTACGCGCCTGAAAACGACTCGCTCAGCGTAGCCATGCTCGATCAGACCATGCGCGCCATCGCAGATGCCGATGCGATCATCTTCATGGTTGATGCACGTTCAGGGCTGACCTATCTGGATCTCGACATCGCTAAAATCCTGAAACAGACCTTCAGCGACAAAAAGATTTTCTTTGCCATCAACAAGGTTGACAACCCGCAGCTTGCGCTCGAAGCCGCGGCAATGGTCAGAAGCGGTTTCACCGAACCGTACCTCATTTCGGCCCGTGACGGCGGCGGCGTGGCTGATATGCTTGACGACATTCTGGAAACCCTGCCCTGCCCGGAAAGCGAAGATGAGGAGCTCGACGACGACTCGATCAAGCTCGCCGTGCTCGGCCGCCCGAACGTCGGCAAATCGAGCTTGGTCAACGCACTGCTCGGCACCGACCGGCAGATCGTCTCGGACGTACCCGGAACCACGCGCGATGCCATCGACTCCGTGCTGAAACGCAACGGCAAGGAGTACATCCTCATCGACACGGCCGGACTCCGCAAGCGCACCAAAATCGATCCCGGTATTGAATATTACAGTTCACTCCGCACAGAGCGCGCCATCGAACGCTGCCAGGTCGCCCTCGTGCTGCTCGACGCCCAGCTGGGACTCGAAAGCCAGGATATGAAGATCATCCACATGGCGATCGAGCGCAAAAAGGGTGTACTGATTCTGGTCAACAAGTGGGACCTCGTCGAGAAAGATTCCAAAACCAGCAAGAAGTTCACCGACAATCTGATGATGCAGCTCGGCAACATCGGTTACATTCCGATCATCTTCACCTCGGCATTGACCAAAAAGAACTGCTACCGCGCCATCGACACGGCAGCACAGATCGCCATCAACCGCCGGCAGAAAATCAGCACCAGCAATCTGAATCGCTTCCTTCAGGAGGCGCTCGCCATGCGGCACCCGGCGAGCAAATCGGGCAAGGAGCTGAAGATCAAATACATGACGCAGATCGAAGCTGGCCATCCGGTGTTCGCGTTTTTCTGCAACGACCCGCAGCTGCTTGAAAACAACTTCAAGCGCTTCCTCGAAAAGCGCCTGCGCGAGAGCTTCGATTTCGAAGGCCTGCCGATCACCATGCGCTTTTTACGAAAGTAA
- the rplM gene encoding 50S ribosomal protein L13, translating into MSKTLSFKTYSAKPGEVERAWYVIDAENQVLGRLAAQVATVLRGKHKPQFTPHVDTGDFVVVTNAGKIALSGKKHDDKTYFSHSHYPGGAKFEQAKDLLQKKPEKVIEHAVWGMLPHNNLGRQLFKKLKVYAGPEHPHAAQMPVEMKVNQ; encoded by the coding sequence ATGAGCAAGACGTTAAGTTTTAAAACATACTCAGCCAAACCGGGCGAGGTGGAAAGGGCATGGTATGTCATCGATGCGGAGAACCAGGTGCTCGGAAGACTGGCCGCCCAGGTTGCGACCGTTCTGAGAGGCAAGCACAAGCCGCAGTTCACCCCTCACGTCGATACCGGCGATTTCGTGGTCGTGACCAATGCCGGCAAAATTGCGCTGAGCGGTAAAAAACACGACGACAAGACCTACTTCTCGCACTCTCATTATCCCGGCGGCGCCAAGTTCGAGCAGGCCAAAGATCTGCTCCAGAAAAAGCCTGAAAAGGTGATCGAGCACGCCGTGTGGGGTATGCTTCCGCACAATAACCTTGGCCGTCAGCTTTTCAAAAAGCTGAAAGTGTACGCCGGGCCGGAGCATCCGCATGCCGCACAGATGCCGGTGGAAATGAAAGTCAATCAATAA
- the rpsI gene encoding 30S ribosomal protein S9: MKEVIDTVGRRKTSVARVFMSPGKGKIVVNKLPVEEYFKDEFKRSQALKPLVTAEKQDEFDIKVNVKGGGLTGQSGAVCLAIARALVEFDESIRPTLRTERLLTRDPRMVERKKYGKKKARKSFQFSKR, translated from the coding sequence ATGAAAGAGGTTATCGATACCGTAGGCCGTCGCAAGACTTCGGTAGCAAGAGTATTTATGTCGCCGGGCAAAGGCAAGATCGTGGTCAACAAGCTGCCGGTCGAAGAGTATTTCAAGGATGAGTTCAAGCGCAGCCAGGCGCTCAAGCCGCTGGTTACCGCCGAAAAGCAGGATGAGTTCGATATCAAGGTCAACGTGAAAGGCGGCGGTCTGACCGGTCAGTCCGGAGCGGTCTGCCTGGCTATTGCCAGGGCACTGGTCGAGTTCGACGAGTCGATTCGCCCGACGCTCAGGACGGAACGACTGCTCACCCGCGACCCCCGCATGGTCGAGAGGAAGAAATATGGCAAGAAAAAGGCCCGCAAATCCTTCCAGTTCTCGAAACGCTGA
- the rpsB gene encoding 30S ribosomal protein S2, with product MSKFQLEQMLRAGVHFGHLARRWSPKMKPYIFMEKNGVHIIDLKKTLVMADEALKAIEAIASTGREIMLVGTKKQAKVIIAEQAERAGMPYVCERWLGGMLTNFSTIRQSIRRMNAIDRMETDGTFDMITKKERLMLLREKDKLVRILGGIANMNRLPAALFVVDIKKEHIAIKEARSLGIPIFAMVDTNCDPDEVDYIIPANDDAIRSIELMVKAVADTIIEARSLQEEQEAIAEMDEQVEEDAEEASND from the coding sequence ATGTCAAAATTCCAGCTCGAGCAGATGCTTCGCGCAGGCGTGCACTTCGGTCACCTCGCCCGCCGTTGGAGCCCGAAAATGAAGCCGTATATCTTCATGGAGAAGAACGGCGTTCACATCATCGACCTCAAAAAGACCCTCGTCATGGCCGACGAGGCGCTCAAGGCTATCGAGGCTATCGCTTCGACCGGCCGCGAAATCATGCTGGTCGGCACCAAGAAACAGGCCAAGGTTATCATCGCCGAACAGGCAGAGCGCGCCGGTATGCCGTACGTCTGCGAGCGCTGGCTCGGCGGTATGCTGACCAACTTCTCGACCATTCGCCAGAGCATCCGTCGCATGAACGCTATCGATCGCATGGAGACCGACGGCACCTTCGACATGATCACCAAGAAAGAGCGCCTCATGCTGCTCCGCGAAAAGGACAAGCTTGTACGCATTCTCGGTGGTATCGCCAACATGAATCGTCTTCCCGCCGCGCTGTTCGTGGTCGATATCAAGAAAGAGCACATCGCTATCAAGGAAGCTCGCTCGCTCGGGATTCCGATCTTCGCAATGGTCGATACCAACTGCGATCCTGACGAGGTCGATTACATCATCCCGGCCAACGACGACGCTATCCGCTCCATCGAGCTGATGGTCAAGGCTGTTGCCGATACCATCATCGAAGCCCGTTCGCTTCAGGAAGAGCAGGAAGCGATTGCCGAAATGGACGAGCAGGTCGAAGAGGACGCAGAAGAAGCTTCCAACGACTGA
- the tsf gene encoding translation elongation factor Ts, with the protein MSQISAKDVKELRDTTGVGMMECKKALEETGGDMQKAVEYLRKKGAAMAAKRADREASEGAVCILMSDDQKTGVILELNCETDFVARGEVFTGFANELAELALANNCESREDLLAINLGEAYGNEKVEDALKSMTGKVGEKLELKRLAMLKAEDGVLESYIHPGSQLGALIAVETDKPEETKALAKDLAMQVAAASPIEVGRDAVPAELVEKEKEIYRQQALAEGKKEEFVDKIVMGRINKYYQEVVLTEQTFIKDQNARVSGVLDDFMKKNQAQVKIKAFVRYQLGA; encoded by the coding sequence ATGAGCCAGATTTCTGCCAAGGACGTCAAGGAACTCAGGGACACCACCGGCGTCGGCATGATGGAGTGCAAGAAAGCCCTCGAAGAGACCGGGGGAGATATGCAGAAAGCCGTCGAATACCTTCGCAAGAAAGGCGCAGCTATGGCTGCAAAGCGTGCTGATCGCGAAGCTTCCGAAGGCGCCGTCTGCATTCTGATGAGCGACGACCAGAAAACCGGCGTCATTCTCGAACTCAACTGCGAAACCGACTTCGTGGCTCGCGGTGAAGTGTTTACCGGTTTTGCCAATGAGCTTGCCGAACTGGCACTCGCCAACAACTGTGAGTCCAGAGAGGATCTGCTTGCCATCAATCTCGGTGAAGCCTACGGCAACGAGAAGGTCGAAGACGCCCTCAAGTCGATGACCGGTAAGGTCGGCGAGAAGCTCGAACTCAAGCGTCTTGCGATGCTCAAGGCCGAAGATGGCGTGCTTGAAAGCTATATTCACCCCGGCTCGCAGCTCGGTGCTCTGATCGCTGTCGAAACCGACAAGCCGGAAGAGACCAAGGCGCTCGCCAAAGACCTCGCCATGCAGGTTGCTGCCGCTTCCCCGATCGAAGTCGGTCGTGATGCTGTGCCGGCAGAACTCGTTGAGAAGGAGAAAGAGATTTACCGTCAGCAGGCTCTTGCCGAAGGCAAGAAAGAGGAGTTCGTTGATAAAATCGTCATGGGCCGTATCAACAAGTACTACCAGGAGGTGGTGCTGACCGAGCAGACCTTCATCAAGGATCAGAACGCCCGCGTTTCCGGCGTGCTTGACGACTTTATGAAGAAGAACCAGGCGCAAGTCAAAATCAAAGCCTTTGTCAGGTATCAGTTAGGAGCCTGA
- the pyrH gene encoding UMP kinase has product MLKYRRILFKISGESLAGESGYGIDAGVLVKFAEEIKEASDLGAEIALVIGGGNIFRGLSKAAASMDRVQADYMGMLATVINSLALQDALERQGIYTRLLTAIKMEQIAEPFIRRRAVRHLEKGRVVIFGAGTGNPYFTTDTAASLRAIEIEADVIIKGTRVEGVYDSDPEKNPDAEFFPRISYFDVIRKNLRVMDMTAITLCRENTLPIVVMNMNTKGNFTRLLKGEPIGTLVHIGEE; this is encoded by the coding sequence ATGCTAAAGTACAGGAGAATCCTGTTCAAGATCAGCGGCGAGTCGCTTGCAGGAGAGAGTGGATACGGAATTGATGCCGGTGTACTTGTAAAGTTTGCCGAAGAGATAAAGGAGGCCAGCGACCTCGGTGCTGAAATCGCACTGGTCATCGGTGGTGGCAATATCTTCAGGGGTTTGTCGAAAGCAGCCGCTTCGATGGACCGTGTTCAGGCCGATTATATGGGGATGCTTGCTACCGTCATCAACTCGCTTGCCCTTCAGGACGCTCTCGAACGGCAGGGAATTTACACTCGCCTGCTGACAGCTATCAAGATGGAGCAGATCGCCGAGCCGTTCATAAGACGCCGTGCGGTAAGGCATCTCGAAAAAGGACGAGTTGTCATTTTTGGGGCAGGCACGGGTAACCCCTATTTTACCACCGATACGGCGGCCTCTCTGCGAGCTATCGAAATCGAAGCCGACGTCATCATCAAGGGCACCAGGGTCGAAGGTGTGTATGATTCAGATCCGGAGAAAAATCCCGATGCGGAGTTCTTCCCGAGAATCTCCTATTTCGACGTGATCAGGAAAAATCTCAGGGTAATGGATATGACCGCCATCACGCTTTGCCGCGAAAACACCCTTCCAATTGTGGTGATGAACATGAACACGAAAGGCAATTTCACCCGCTTGCTCAAAGGCGAGCCGATCGGTACGCTCGTGCATATCGGGGAGGAGTAG
- the recX gene encoding recombination regulator RecX, producing the protein MADERDRKNALEHAMRLLAARDHGRAELEGKLKKKGFDSNAIASAMERLDQLSLLNDRTFAGSCMASMARRRPEGKFKTRARLKQKGLSDEIIEETIAGYDQTELCRNAAERKLRTLSGPPDTIRKKLFTFLRNRGFDWSTIKETVNELIVDNG; encoded by the coding sequence ATGGCTGACGAGCGCGACAGGAAAAACGCACTCGAACACGCCATGCGGCTTCTGGCCGCAAGGGATCATGGCAGAGCCGAACTCGAAGGAAAACTCAAAAAGAAGGGATTCGACTCAAATGCAATCGCTTCGGCAATGGAGCGGCTCGATCAGCTCAGCCTCCTCAACGACCGCACTTTTGCTGGAAGCTGCATGGCAAGCATGGCGCGCCGCCGTCCCGAAGGAAAGTTCAAAACCCGTGCACGGCTGAAGCAGAAGGGCTTGAGCGACGAAATTATCGAAGAAACCATTGCAGGATACGACCAGACTGAACTGTGCCGCAACGCCGCCGAACGCAAACTCCGCACCCTCTCCGGCCCACCCGATACCATCAGAAAAAAGCTCTTTACCTTCCTCCGAAACCGCGGCTTCGATTGGAGCACGATCAAGGAAACAGTCAATGAATTGATAGTTGACAATGGATAA
- a CDS encoding B12-binding domain-containing radical SAM protein yields MQFPDPEATRPLKILLVSPQGKMDDDSNQKPLFHMALGVLASLTPPQHKLEMVDEHFHDEINYDGDYDMVGITSRTLEATRAYEIADEFRRHGKTVILGGLHISFNPEEAAKHADCIVVGEADNLWTTLLDDVANNRLKERYDADDFPPVKSITPINYARIAEASKRTKVDGTKSIPIYVTRGCPFNCSFCVTPNFTGKKYRAQNPESLKQQVEEAKKYFFKANGKNSKPWFMLTDENLGINKKKLWEALDLLKECDITFSVFLSINFLEDPVTVKKLVDAGCNFVLAGLESIKQSTLEHYNKGHVNSAEKYTKIIEDCRQAGLNIQGNFLFNPAIDTFEDIDELVQFVEKNRIFMPIFQIITPYPGTQMYHEYKDSGLITDEDWEKYNALHLVIKSDRYDPLLFQYKVLSSYVKVYSWRHILARTWVNPRKMINLVTSIAFKTHLTAQLKAFEREHNMNPAMLTGVKPREANG; encoded by the coding sequence ATGCAATTTCCCGACCCAGAAGCCACCCGGCCGCTGAAAATCCTGCTCGTTTCCCCGCAGGGCAAAATGGATGACGACAGCAACCAGAAACCTCTGTTCCACATGGCGCTCGGCGTCTTGGCCAGCCTGACGCCCCCGCAGCACAAGCTCGAAATGGTGGACGAGCACTTCCACGACGAAATCAACTACGATGGCGACTACGATATGGTCGGCATCACATCAAGGACTCTCGAAGCGACCCGCGCTTACGAGATCGCTGACGAGTTCCGGCGCCACGGCAAGACCGTTATTCTGGGGGGACTGCACATTTCGTTCAATCCGGAAGAGGCCGCAAAGCACGCGGATTGTATTGTGGTCGGAGAGGCCGATAATCTGTGGACGACGTTGCTCGACGATGTGGCAAACAACAGGCTCAAGGAGCGCTACGATGCCGACGATTTTCCACCGGTCAAATCGATCACGCCGATCAATTACGCCCGTATCGCCGAGGCTTCAAAACGCACCAAGGTCGACGGAACCAAGTCTATCCCGATCTACGTAACCAGGGGTTGCCCGTTCAACTGCTCGTTCTGCGTGACGCCGAACTTCACTGGCAAGAAGTATCGGGCGCAAAATCCGGAATCGCTGAAACAGCAGGTCGAAGAAGCCAAGAAGTACTTCTTCAAAGCCAACGGCAAGAACTCCAAGCCGTGGTTCATGCTGACCGACGAAAACCTCGGCATCAACAAGAAGAAGCTCTGGGAAGCGCTCGACCTCTTGAAAGAGTGTGACATCACCTTCAGCGTCTTCCTCAGCATCAACTTCCTCGAAGACCCGGTAACGGTCAAGAAACTGGTGGATGCAGGCTGCAACTTCGTCTTGGCCGGCCTCGAATCGATCAAGCAGAGCACCCTTGAGCACTACAACAAGGGGCACGTCAACTCAGCGGAGAAGTACACGAAAATCATCGAGGATTGCCGCCAGGCAGGTTTGAACATCCAGGGCAACTTCCTGTTCAACCCGGCCATCGACACTTTCGAAGACATCGACGAGCTGGTGCAATTCGTGGAGAAAAACCGCATCTTCATGCCCATCTTCCAGATCATCACGCCCTATCCGGGTACGCAGATGTACCATGAGTACAAGGACAGCGGGCTCATCACCGATGAGGACTGGGAGAAATACAACGCGCTGCACCTGGTCATCAAGTCGGATCGCTACGATCCGCTGCTTTTCCAGTACAAGGTGCTCTCAAGCTACGTGAAGGTTTACTCCTGGCGGCACATCCTGGCCAGAACCTGGGTCAATCCGCGCAAGATGATCAACCTCGTCACCAGCATCGCGTTCAAAACCCACCTTACCGCGCAGCTCAAGGCGTTCGAGCGAGAACACAACATGAATCCCGCCATGCTGACCGGAGTGAAACCCCGGGAAGCAAATGGCTGA